From a single Fusarium fujikuroi IMI 58289 draft genome, chromosome FFUJ_chr03 genomic region:
- a CDS encoding related to 60S ribosomal subunit assembly/export protein LOC1: MGVTRTKTIKNKHAAAPGAAKTSKRSATDGIAKSKKSKGPTLSQQVKDKGREALLQKFKNSKKKKYTDQQLGIPELNTVTPVGVIKPRGKKKGKVFADDQESMSTIMALVQAEKDGQIESKMIKQRQMEEIREARKAEAEKKEQEKQSKLEDTKDSLRKRRKRKSTGDEEDNIKEFTTSGSKGTKAKGKKRVSFA; the protein is encoded by the exons ATGGGTGTTACACGAACAAAgaccatcaagaacaagcacGCCGCTGCTCCTGGTGCTGCCAAAACCTCCAAGCGCTCCGCCACCGATGGTATTGCTAAGTCCAAGAAGTCAAAGGGCCCCACGCTGAGCCAGCAGGTCAAAGACAAGGGTCGTGAGGCACTTCTGCAAAAGTTCAAGAactccaagaagaagaagtatacGGACCAACAGCTGGGTATTCCCGAACTCAACACTGTCACGCCTGTTGGCGTCATCAAACCTCgtggaaagaagaaaggcaaggTTTTTGCTGATGATCAG GAAAGTATGAGTACCATCATGGCGCTCGTCCAAGCGGAGAAGGATGGCCAGATTGAGTCCAAGATGATCAAACAGCGTCAGATGGAAGAAATTCGCGAAGCGCGCAaggccgaggccgagaagaaagaacaagaaaagCAGTCGAAACTTGAGGATACCAAAGACTCTCTccgaaagaggagaaagcgCAAGAGCACAGGTGACGAAGAGGACAACATCAAGGAGTTCACCACGAGCGGTAGCAAGGGGACAAAAGCAAAGGGCAAGAAGCGAGTTTCGTTCGCCTAG
- a CDS encoding medium-chain fatty acid ethyl ester synthase/esterase family protein encodes MEWLGHAELNFTHAPSPRKVQEEDGNVTDLLSICEKATPPCRLNPLLFNGHLQTMWTATKPAGPKIYYKRKIFDADHKIYHGTFAVDFAVEPFEAPDDPSLSRRTAYFTPEEFEHIGSDDCKPMLVVLHGLSGGSHEIYLRHTIAPLIGEGGWEVCVVNSRGCARSKITSGVLYNARATWDIRQEGPNCVLKGAVVCSNPFNLEVSSKILQNSYIGKEVYLRVMGSALKELAATHRTELEKYSKIDVKAVMNITYLYEFDRLIQCPSWGYPTESAYYRDASSVDSILSIEIPFLAVHSTDDPIAVKEAIPYEEFKQNPNTVLLTSSLGGHLCWFETSGDRWFTKPVANFLNHLAFKTDLNDLRPLANPNNNDHLADGHGYIPMRRKLVIVED; translated from the exons ATGGAGTGGCTTGGACATGCAGAACTCAACTTCACTCATGCGCCTTCACCTCGAAAGGTgcaagaggaagatggcaaTGTTACCGATCTCTTATCCATCTGCGAAAAGGCAACACCGCCATGCCGGCTGAACCCACTGCTCTTCAATGGCCACCTGCAGACGATGTGGACAGCGACCAAACCTGCTGGACCAAAGATTTACTATAAGCGCAAGATTTTTGATGCTGACCACAAGATCTACCATGGAACGTTCGCCGTGGACTTTGCTGTTGAGCCTTTTGAGGCCCCTGATGACCCTTCATTGTCTCGACGAACAGCTTACTTCACTCCGGAAGAGTTTGAGCATATCGGGTCAGACGACTGCAAGCCCATGCTTGTTGTCCTGCATGGTCTTTCAGGCGGTTCTCACGAGATCTACCTTCGACATACTATTGCGCCATTGATTGGCGAGGGTGGCTGGGAAGTTTGCGTCGTTAACTCGCGAGGTTGTGCGCGCAGCAAGATCACCAGTGGTGTCTTGTACAACGCTCGAGCGACATGGGATATTCGTCAG GAGGGGCCCAACTGTGTCCTCAAGGGAGCAGTTGTATGCAGCAACCCATTCAATCTAGAAGTTTCCAGCAAGATCCTACAGAACAGCTACATCGGCAAAGAAGTTTATCTTCGAGTCATGGGCA GTGCTCTAAAAGAACTCGCTGCCACACATAGAACCGAGTTGGAAAAGTACAGCAAAATCGATGTCAAGGCCGTGATGAACATCACGTACCTCTATGAGTTTGATCGCCTCATCCA GTGTCCTTCTTGGGGGTATCCGACGGAGAGTGCATACTACCGCGACGCTTCATCGGTGGATTCCATACTTTCCATTGAGATTCCTTTCCTGGCTGTCCACTCAACTGATGACCCG ATTGCTGTCAAGGAAGCTATTCCCTATGAAGAATTCAAACAGAATCCTAATACTGTCCTTCTCACCTCTAGCCTGGGAGGACATCTGTGCTGGTTTGAAACCTCGGGTGATCGTTGGTTTACAAAACCC GTTGCCAACTTCTTAAACCATCTTGCTTTCAAGACTGATCTCAATGATCTCAGGCCCCTCGCTAACCCCAACAACAATGATCATTTAGCCGACGGACATGGCTACATCCCCATGCGACGCAAGCTGGTCATTGTGGAAGACTAA